The proteins below come from a single Methanolobus chelungpuianus genomic window:
- a CDS encoding COG1361 S-layer family protein, translated as MNHTTKQTYMALLILVILLAGANTVQAVSAGDECLTAVVEDISPSSVGINEQFTVGISLENCGTRVPENITFEIIRIPPDIIVTESLVAYIPKFVYRDSERQLRYHMRTTPDAKPGPHIIRMRLTYGSDDAYVVKYYDAEVIVTGEHAEPRISSVRTNPRYIYEGDTVDLSLEIENFGKGIAKSVVVNLDHDFKGITNSTVGSLATGGNQTALFKFKAGTAGTFVIPVIISYEDDYGKQRDEYDIQLTVLDRKGNLNVASVKVDPVLPYEGDTVELTMRIENSGDNSINSVRVYYDHPFKGLKESFIGTLDPNEDGPAVITFVADEAGEYQLPVTITYSDDFGEEQIRTNINLIVMEKSSGAGTAIIVLLILAVIGGLIYYNYRTTRSKDAVIRQLMEGNGNSDGSKKE; from the coding sequence ATGAATCACACTACAAAACAGACATACATGGCCCTGCTGATACTTGTAATCCTTCTGGCAGGAGCAAACACTGTCCAGGCAGTATCTGCCGGCGATGAGTGCCTGACAGCGGTCGTGGAAGACATAAGTCCCAGTTCGGTAGGCATCAATGAACAGTTCACCGTAGGTATCAGCCTTGAGAATTGCGGCACCAGGGTCCCTGAGAACATCACTTTTGAGATAATCCGCATCCCTCCGGATATCATAGTCACAGAGAGCCTGGTCGCCTATATTCCAAAATTCGTGTACCGTGACAGCGAAAGGCAGCTGAGGTACCATATGAGGACGACCCCTGATGCAAAACCCGGCCCTCATATCATAAGAATGAGGCTGACATACGGAAGTGACGATGCATACGTGGTAAAATATTATGATGCCGAAGTGATTGTGACAGGCGAACATGCAGAGCCAAGGATATCCTCTGTCAGGACAAATCCCCGATACATCTATGAGGGAGATACTGTCGATCTGAGTCTGGAAATAGAGAATTTCGGTAAAGGGATAGCAAAATCCGTGGTAGTCAACCTGGATCATGATTTTAAGGGGATAACCAACTCTACTGTCGGCTCCCTTGCCACAGGTGGCAACCAGACAGCATTGTTCAAGTTCAAGGCAGGCACGGCAGGGACATTTGTCATCCCTGTTATAATAAGCTATGAAGACGACTACGGGAAGCAGAGGGACGAATATGACATCCAGCTGACCGTGCTTGACAGGAAAGGGAACCTGAACGTCGCATCTGTGAAGGTCGATCCGGTCCTTCCTTACGAAGGGGATACTGTCGAACTGACAATGAGAATCGAGAACTCCGGCGACAATTCCATAAATTCTGTACGGGTCTATTACGATCACCCGTTCAAGGGATTGAAGGAATCTTTCATCGGAACCCTTGACCCCAATGAAGACGGGCCTGCCGTAATCACCTTTGTAGCGGATGAGGCAGGAGAATACCAGCTGCCGGTAACCATAACATACAGTGATGATTTCGGAGAGGAGCAGATCAGAACGAACATCAATCTCATTGTTATGGAAAAGAGCAGCGGGGCAGGAACAGCTATAATCGTACTGCTGATCCTGGCAGTTATCGGCGGCCTTATCTATTATAATTACAGGACCACAAGATCAAAAGATGCGGTCATCAGGCAGCTCATGGAAGGCAATGGCAATTCGGATGGCAGCAAGAAAGAATGA
- the dph2 gene encoding diphthamide biosynthesis enzyme Dph2: protein MAVEGFDFQIERIVSIIRDTGARVIGLQFPEGFKRRSPVIAAQLEAATDVDVIISGNPCFGACDLDVALLDKVDVLFHFGHAPLDDNALQDKVYFIEVRSGVDVSDVVRKALPELSGHRICLLTTVQHVHKLEDACRILEACGKECVIGHGDSKIAYPGQVLGCNFSAGRREECDEYLYIGSGEFHPMGVALATGKNVLIADPFVNEVRRADYSRVLRQRSAVIAKSLDAQVFGIVVSSKPGQERMQLARQLKEMALRHDRNAHILIMDLVTPDQLLQFKVDAFVNTACPRLAIDEVGRFSAPMLTPQEFEIVLGERDWESLVFDEITGD from the coding sequence ATGGCAGTGGAAGGTTTTGATTTCCAGATAGAGCGCATCGTTTCCATAATCAGGGATACCGGCGCCAGGGTCATAGGCCTGCAGTTCCCGGAAGGCTTCAAGCGCAGGTCGCCTGTAATTGCAGCGCAGCTGGAAGCCGCAACTGATGTAGATGTAATCATATCCGGTAACCCATGTTTCGGGGCATGTGATCTTGACGTGGCCCTGCTGGACAAGGTTGATGTGCTTTTCCATTTCGGTCACGCCCCCCTGGATGATAATGCACTGCAGGACAAGGTGTATTTCATCGAGGTAAGGTCCGGGGTGGATGTATCCGATGTTGTCAGGAAGGCACTGCCTGAACTAAGCGGGCACAGGATATGCCTGCTCACTACAGTGCAGCATGTCCACAAGCTGGAGGATGCCTGCAGGATACTGGAAGCCTGTGGCAAGGAGTGCGTGATAGGCCACGGTGACAGCAAGATCGCCTATCCAGGCCAGGTGCTGGGCTGCAATTTCTCTGCAGGACGCAGGGAGGAGTGTGACGAGTACCTTTACATAGGCAGCGGCGAGTTCCATCCCATGGGTGTGGCGCTGGCAACAGGGAAGAACGTGCTCATTGCAGATCCATTCGTAAATGAGGTCCGCAGGGCCGACTATTCAAGGGTGCTCAGGCAGAGGAGCGCAGTGATAGCAAAATCCCTTGATGCACAGGTATTCGGGATAGTCGTGTCCTCCAAGCCGGGACAGGAGCGCATGCAACTGGCGCGGCAGCTGAAGGAAATGGCCCTCAGGCATGACAGGAACGCACACATACTTATCATGGACCTGGTCACGCCGGACCAGTTGCTCCAGTTCAAGGTGGATGCTTTTGTTAATACGGCATGCCCGCGACTTGCGATCGACGAGGTGGGCAGGTTCAGTGCTCCCATGCTGACGCCACAGGAGTTCGAGATAGTGCTTGGGGAGAGAGACTGGGAGTCGCTTGTATTTGATGAGATCACAGGTGATTGA
- a CDS encoding METTL5 family protein, with product MKQRKLEMLLERVEGFESPSAALEQYATPAVLAAEILHFAYMQGDLEDTVFDLGCGTGILAIGAKLLGAREVTGFDLDRKALETARRNAESMGVDVEFVHADISEIEGHAHTVVMNPPFGAQAKGNDRPFLLSALRTSDVVYSIHNSGSHDFISRFIGDARISDWYTTAFPLKRTFKFHKKDVEIINVEIYRIMR from the coding sequence TTGAAACAGCGTAAGCTTGAGATGCTGCTTGAGAGGGTGGAGGGCTTCGAGTCCCCCAGTGCCGCTCTTGAACAGTACGCAACCCCGGCTGTCCTTGCTGCCGAAATACTGCATTTTGCCTACATGCAGGGAGACCTGGAGGACACGGTATTTGACCTGGGGTGTGGGACCGGCATACTTGCCATAGGGGCGAAGCTGCTGGGTGCAAGGGAGGTCACCGGTTTTGATCTGGACAGGAAGGCCCTTGAGACCGCCCGCAGGAACGCCGAGTCTATGGGTGTGGATGTGGAATTCGTGCATGCTGATATCTCTGAGATAGAGGGGCATGCCCATACGGTGGTGATGAACCCTCCCTTCGGTGCCCAGGCCAAAGGCAACGACCGACCGTTCCTTTTAAGTGCCTTGAGAACCAGTGATGTGGTATATTCCATCCATAATAGTGGGAGCCATGATTTTATCAGCAGGTTCATAGGTGATGCCAGGATAAGCGACTGGTATACAACCGCGTTCCCGCTAAAGAGGACATTCAAATTCCATAAGAAAGATGTAGAGATTATCAATGTAGAGATTTACCGCATTATGCGATAA
- a CDS encoding DNA-directed RNA polymerase subunit L: protein MELKIIDKTGDEMHLEIKGETHTLLNMLKSVLLADSRVQIATYDMKHVSISDPVLFVKTDGADPIEVIKDALRVLVSQCDEFITVFSKAVEA from the coding sequence ATGGAATTGAAGATCATTGATAAGACCGGAGACGAGATGCATCTTGAGATCAAGGGCGAGACCCATACCCTTCTCAACATGCTCAAGTCGGTCCTCCTTGCTGACAGCAGGGTGCAGATAGCGACCTACGACATGAAACACGTTTCTATCAGCGACCCTGTGCTCTTTGTTAAAACAGACGGCGCCGATCCAATTGAAGTCATAAAGGATGCTCTCAGGGTGCTGGTTTCCCAGTGCGACGAGTTCATCACTGTTTTCTCAAAGGCCGTAGAGGCATGA
- a CDS encoding GbsR/MarR family transcriptional regulator, with product MRTAKKEFENLVYQGIKSQGFDELSSRLVAILYSEPGPVTLEELSVLTGYSFSAVSATMKLLSGIKLVEKTKKPGSKKLYFSVQRNMLTLTIAAIRTKSEFMVAPALNDLPGIIEKCRNSKTEGSERTLRVIEQYYRQMVALDLIFKNLIEFTEKIQKEMITE from the coding sequence ATGAGGACTGCAAAAAAGGAATTTGAGAATCTGGTGTATCAGGGGATAAAGTCCCAGGGATTTGACGAATTGTCTTCCAGGCTGGTCGCAATCCTGTATTCTGAGCCGGGCCCGGTGACACTGGAAGAGCTTTCTGTACTTACGGGATATAGTTTTTCGGCAGTCAGTGCAACAATGAAACTGCTCAGCGGCATAAAACTCGTGGAGAAAACAAAGAAGCCCGGTTCAAAGAAGCTCTACTTCTCAGTTCAGAGGAATATGCTGACGCTGACCATTGCTGCAATACGGACCAAAAGTGAATTCATGGTAGCCCCTGCGCTGAACGACCTTCCCGGCATAATTGAAAAATGCAGGAACAGCAAAACTGAAGGTTCCGAAAGGACACTCAGGGTAATAGAACAATATTACCGGCAAATGGTTGCACTGGATCTGATTTTTAAAAACCTGATCGAGTTTACGGAAAAAATACAAAAAGAGATGATCACGGAATGA
- the pscS gene encoding O-phospho-L-seryl-tRNA:Cys-tRNA synthase: MALDDAALKKFGFIPREPKDAINIDPLQTGGKLTEEARRALLEWGDGYSVCDFCGGVLDLIKKPPIEELVHSALPEFLNTDAVRLTHGARESKFAVMHSIAKEGDYMVLDKVAHYSSFVAAQRARLNVVTVPHSESPEYRTDAEGYATVIEEVINKTGRPPALAQVTYPDGSYGNLADVKRISDICHSYDVPLMVNGAYSVGRMPIDAKALGADFIVGSGHKSMASSGPIGILGVREEYADTVFAKSPTHPAKEVELLGCTVRGAPVMTMIASFPHVVQRTRNWDNEVADARWFSSRMADLGIVQKGERPHNHDLMFFEAPVFYEISQKAKKGRYFLYRELKERNIHGIKSGLTKYFKLSTYQVGRDNLKYVADSFEEIIEKHRTA; the protein is encoded by the coding sequence ATGGCACTTGATGATGCAGCACTGAAGAAGTTTGGTTTTATCCCACGTGAACCGAAGGATGCGATCAATATCGATCCGCTCCAGACAGGCGGCAAGCTTACGGAAGAGGCCCGCCGTGCACTCCTTGAATGGGGAGACGGTTACTCGGTGTGTGACTTCTGCGGCGGTGTGCTGGACCTTATCAAGAAACCGCCGATAGAGGAGTTAGTTCACAGCGCATTACCCGAGTTTCTCAATACCGATGCTGTAAGGCTCACCCACGGGGCCAGGGAATCCAAGTTCGCTGTCATGCATTCAATAGCAAAGGAAGGGGACTACATGGTCCTCGACAAGGTGGCGCACTACTCTTCCTTTGTTGCCGCCCAGCGTGCAAGGCTCAACGTTGTCACAGTTCCGCACAGTGAAAGCCCGGAGTACAGGACGGATGCTGAAGGCTATGCAACGGTCATAGAGGAAGTTATCAATAAGACCGGAAGACCGCCTGCACTTGCACAGGTGACCTACCCCGACGGCAGCTATGGTAACCTTGCGGACGTGAAGAGGATATCCGATATCTGCCACAGCTATGACGTACCTCTGATGGTGAACGGGGCATACTCAGTAGGCAGGATGCCCATCGATGCAAAGGCTCTGGGAGCTGACTTCATCGTGGGAAGCGGGCACAAGTCCATGGCTTCCTCGGGACCTATAGGCATCCTGGGTGTCAGGGAGGAATATGCTGATACGGTATTTGCAAAATCCCCGACGCATCCAGCCAAGGAAGTGGAGCTGCTGGGCTGCACCGTGAGAGGTGCTCCCGTAATGACCATGATAGCCTCCTTCCCGCATGTGGTGCAGCGCACCAGGAACTGGGACAATGAGGTGGCGGACGCCAGGTGGTTCTCTTCAAGGATGGCCGACCTTGGCATCGTGCAGAAGGGTGAGAGGCCGCACAATCATGACCTGATGTTCTTTGAGGCGCCGGTGTTTTACGAGATATCCCAGAAAGCCAAGAAAGGCCGCTATTTCCTGTACCGGGAACTTAAGGAAAGGAACATCCACGGCATCAAGTCGGGACTGACCAAGTATTTCAAGCTCAGCACCTATCAGGTCGGAAGGGATAACTTAAAGTATGTTGCCGACTCCTTCGAGGAGATAATTGAAAAACACAGGACCGCTTAG
- a CDS encoding exosome complex RNA-binding protein Csl4: MLIRIRNRRKTSRRKIKSSTSGDVQASEVDTSVEAPLARAEPAETKKAFNQKAAAKKAPAAKSGARKNSAAKAKAKAEEPEAEKIKTPPVSGSKEEYKMDAKESVFVMPGDLIGTTEEFTAGKGTYVDVGDIHSIGTGYVHVDRNSRVISVLPKTKTPPQLSEGDIVVGSISNIRESVVLVEIGAIKGKGEREFQMDGPAAIHVSNVRDSYVKNLSQEFSMSDIVKARVINTQNMRLSTAEESLGVMRANCSRCRTVLEKDGNKLKCPSCGYIEKRKLSSDYGTGII, encoded by the coding sequence ATGCTAATTAGGATAAGAAATAGGAGAAAGACTTCACGCAGAAAGATAAAGTCCTCCACTTCCGGGGATGTGCAGGCCAGTGAAGTTGATACATCTGTTGAAGCCCCCCTTGCCCGGGCCGAACCTGCAGAAACCAAGAAAGCCTTTAACCAGAAAGCGGCAGCTAAGAAAGCGCCAGCTGCAAAATCAGGGGCAAGGAAGAACTCTGCTGCAAAAGCGAAGGCAAAGGCCGAAGAACCTGAGGCAGAAAAAATCAAGACTCCGCCAGTGAGCGGTTCAAAGGAAGAATACAAAATGGATGCAAAAGAAAGTGTTTTTGTCATGCCCGGTGATCTGATAGGTACTACGGAAGAGTTCACAGCCGGTAAAGGCACCTATGTTGATGTAGGGGACATACATTCGATAGGTACGGGATATGTACATGTTGACAGGAACTCAAGGGTGATATCCGTGCTTCCCAAGACTAAGACACCACCGCAGCTCAGTGAAGGGGATATTGTCGTTGGCAGCATAAGCAACATACGTGAATCCGTCGTCCTTGTGGAGATCGGTGCCATCAAGGGCAAGGGAGAGCGCGAGTTCCAGATGGATGGTCCCGCAGCTATCCACGTTTCAAATGTGAGGGACTCCTATGTAAAGAACCTCTCGCAGGAGTTCTCCATGTCCGACATCGTCAAGGCAAGGGTGATCAATACCCAGAACATGCGCCTGAGCACTGCCGAAGAGTCGCTTGGCGTCATGAGGGCCAACTGCTCCAGGTGCAGGACAGTCCTTGAGAAAGACGGCAACAAGCTCAAGTGCCCTTCATGCGGTTATATTGAGAAGAGAAAACTATCTTCCGATTACGGAACCGGAATAATCTGA
- a CDS encoding GxxExxY protein: MDLTNIAYLLGFVLLILIVSLFIKDDSAHSKSHTNLKLRKTKRTYNSFSQNVEKSKMDTNFENIISFLENEVKLRYGKNKIEKDYQDDLFQAFGVLRERHGYEIKYESKNGRHRVDFSVNDSIGIELKVHRGGAQVKKELFNQLTDYANYYPKMIGIVVNVSDKDAPSKIRDDIYCKMKQQNVISQSNYYIIILNILSR; this comes from the coding sequence ATGGATTTAACAAACATTGCATATCTTTTAGGTTTTGTTTTGCTTATCCTGATAGTTTCACTTTTTATAAAAGACGATTCAGCTCATTCTAAATCTCATACTAATCTAAAATTAAGAAAAACAAAGAGGACTTATAATAGCTTTTCTCAAAATGTTGAAAAATCAAAAATGGATACTAATTTTGAGAATATAATTAGTTTTTTAGAAAATGAAGTTAAACTTCGATATGGCAAAAACAAAATCGAAAAAGATTATCAAGATGATTTGTTTCAAGCTTTTGGAGTTTTGAGAGAAAGACACGGATATGAAATAAAATATGAATCTAAAAATGGAAGACATAGGGTTGATTTTTCAGTTAATGATTCTATCGGAATTGAACTAAAAGTTCATAGAGGTGGTGCGCAAGTTAAGAAGGAGCTATTTAATCAACTCACTGACTATGCAAATTATTATCCGAAAATGATTGGTATTGTTGTTAACGTTAGCGATAAAGATGCTCCTAGTAAAATCCGAGATGACATTTATTGCAAGATGAAGCAACAAAATGTAATTTCACAAAGTAATTATTATATTATTATATTGAACATATTAAGTAGGTGA
- a CDS encoding ATP-binding protein yields MSLNISGTITEIPKDIEKPVSPLEDVIRPITKVERVLYPISAVVGQEKMLRALILNTINPSIGGVLIRGQKGTAKSTAVRGIAEILPEIEIVEGCKFNCDPADPENLCWECMGKRSKGTLRILKRQMKVVDLPVGATEDRVVGSLDIEKAVRQGVQAFDPGILAQANRGILYVDEINLLDDFVVDALLDAAAMGVNTVEREGVSVSHPANFIIVGSMNPEEGELRPQLLDRIALQVEVTGIYDVEQRIEIVERRNRFNEDPKMFMREFESEQEKLRSKILKAMQLLPKVTTTRDNLRTIAEICIVFNVDGHRADIMIERTARTNAAYEGRERITNDDIIEAAEMVLPHRMRKRPFEEEEFSADQLRAVVEGNL; encoded by the coding sequence ATGAGCTTGAACATCAGTGGAACAATAACAGAAATCCCCAAAGACATTGAAAAACCAGTCAGTCCTCTGGAGGATGTCATCCGTCCGATAACAAAAGTAGAAAGGGTGTTGTATCCCATATCTGCTGTGGTAGGCCAGGAGAAAATGCTCAGGGCCCTTATACTGAACACGATTAACCCTTCAATAGGCGGAGTGCTTATACGCGGCCAGAAGGGAACAGCCAAGTCCACAGCCGTAAGGGGAATTGCGGAGATACTCCCTGAGATAGAAATAGTCGAAGGCTGCAAGTTCAACTGCGATCCGGCAGATCCGGAGAACTTATGCTGGGAATGCATGGGAAAGCGCTCGAAAGGGACCCTGCGTATCCTGAAAAGGCAAATGAAAGTAGTGGACCTCCCGGTAGGTGCCACCGAGGACAGGGTAGTGGGCAGCCTTGACATAGAAAAGGCTGTCAGGCAGGGAGTACAGGCTTTCGACCCCGGTATCCTTGCACAGGCAAACCGCGGTATCCTCTATGTGGATGAGATCAACCTCCTTGACGATTTCGTGGTTGATGCACTGCTTGATGCGGCAGCTATGGGTGTGAACACCGTTGAGCGTGAGGGAGTGAGCGTAAGCCATCCTGCAAACTTCATAATAGTTGGCAGCATGAACCCGGAAGAAGGAGAGCTCAGGCCGCAGCTGCTTGACAGGATAGCACTCCAGGTGGAGGTCACGGGTATCTATGATGTGGAGCAGCGCATCGAGATAGTGGAGAGGAGGAACCGGTTTAACGAGGATCCGAAGATGTTCATGCGCGAGTTTGAGAGCGAACAGGAAAAACTGCGCTCAAAGATCCTCAAGGCCATGCAGCTGCTGCCAAAGGTGACCACTACAAGGGATAACCTGCGCACCATTGCAGAGATATGCATTGTCTTCAATGTGGACGGCCACCGGGCTGATATCATGATCGAGCGCACGGCGCGCACCAATGCAGCCTACGAGGGCAGGGAGCGCATCACAAACGATGACATCATCGAAGCTGCTGAGATGGTGCTGCCACACAGGATGCGCAAGAGACCCTTCGAGGAAGAGGAATTCAGCGCTGACCAGTTGAGAGCGGTTGTAGAAGGCAATCTCTGA
- a CDS encoding VWA domain-containing protein: MNSGDHVRKLRANLPRNYGVKVMYLGAAVLGLRIPREGVTDICKKDTDALYGILYRNIEQIRPGEISAVYILADSDHLEMEPSRFFEPLLGGMANKAPGIPSAEAGNATASILSMKDVPVSDTPAGIIDGSSGALVELMPREYVPIDATSGDEGHLSSELEGRQEEKGVSAASAVHRELQEDKTVGRIMNDFARNSQKKRLASGRLKSGRRAEVLTKSKRGRYVRYRMPGEKITDIAIAPTVRAAAFHAKDGKLEILKGDIREKVRRRRVSSLITVVFDTSGSMDEHDKIMITKGVVVALLKDAYQRRDRVSLVTYSGRSSQLVLPFTSSVEAAKRYLEKVPFGGTTPMAAGMMTGLDTILREVKKEPSAVPILVLVTDGTANCALHLGGNIRREILQVCKQIASHHVNMLMVDISPTGSKLVKEMAEQSKGSYYHPGSLSKEALYSAIAQERDSRTDFALV, translated from the coding sequence ATGAACTCGGGTGACCATGTCCGGAAACTTAGGGCGAACCTGCCGCGCAACTACGGGGTAAAGGTGATGTACCTGGGCGCAGCCGTGCTTGGCTTGCGCATACCCCGGGAGGGAGTGACGGATATCTGTAAAAAGGACACTGATGCTCTTTACGGGATCCTGTACAGGAACATCGAGCAGATAAGGCCCGGGGAGATAAGCGCAGTCTATATCCTGGCGGACTCCGATCATCTGGAAATGGAACCCTCAAGGTTCTTTGAGCCCCTGCTGGGAGGCATGGCAAACAAAGCCCCCGGGATACCGTCCGCAGAGGCAGGAAATGCCACTGCTTCTATCCTGAGCATGAAGGATGTGCCGGTTTCAGACACCCCTGCTGGTATAATTGACGGGAGCTCAGGTGCCCTTGTTGAACTGATGCCAAGGGAGTATGTGCCTATAGATGCTACCTCCGGGGATGAGGGACATTTGTCGTCTGAGCTGGAGGGCCGTCAGGAAGAAAAAGGTGTCAGTGCAGCTTCTGCAGTGCACAGGGAACTGCAGGAGGACAAGACGGTGGGCAGAATAATGAACGATTTTGCCCGCAACTCCCAGAAGAAGAGACTTGCCTCCGGCAGGCTGAAATCCGGGAGGCGTGCGGAAGTGCTGACCAAGAGCAAGCGTGGGCGCTATGTCCGTTACAGGATGCCAGGCGAGAAGATCACGGATATCGCGATAGCTCCTACGGTGCGTGCAGCTGCTTTCCACGCAAAGGATGGCAAGCTTGAGATACTCAAGGGAGACATCAGGGAAAAGGTCAGAAGGAGGCGCGTCTCAAGCCTTATCACCGTGGTGTTCGATACCTCGGGTTCCATGGACGAACATGATAAGATAATGATCACCAAGGGTGTTGTCGTAGCTCTCCTCAAGGATGCCTACCAGAGGCGTGACAGGGTCTCACTGGTAACCTACAGCGGCAGGTCTTCCCAGCTTGTACTGCCTTTCACGTCATCGGTGGAGGCTGCCAAGCGTTATCTTGAGAAGGTTCCCTTCGGCGGCACCACTCCCATGGCAGCAGGCATGATGACCGGGCTGGACACAATACTGCGCGAAGTGAAAAAGGAGCCTTCCGCTGTGCCGATACTGGTGCTCGTGACAGATGGGACCGCCAACTGTGCCCTGCACCTGGGAGGCAACATCAGGAGGGAAATACTGCAGGTGTGCAAACAGATAGCCAGTCACCATGTCAATATGCTTATGGTGGATATCAGCCCCACGGGCTCAAAACTGGTAAAGGAGATGGCTGAGCAGAGCAAGGGCAGTTACTATCATCCAGGCTCGCTGAGCAAAGAGGCATTGTATTCTGCGATCGCTCAGGAAAGGGACTCGAGGACTGATTTCGCGCTTGTCTAG
- a CDS encoding mechanosensitive ion channel domain-containing protein: MPISKILRKKRADEALTKVKVKAGTINKALNKLILFFMFVILPLQAAIIAIRQEYIVVPELILVFLEAIVTILVSYTLATVFIKLTIYLVPDRFDGAGTQEEKILFSKIYVAFIYALSTLVVFWQLGIDSRDMAIFLGLIATGFAFALRDVIFSYFAWFILLTKKPFKIGDYIEIGDEEGMVKHIGLFYVVVDHTPSTYEDFHKIPNKVFLEKTITNHGKGKFRLTFDYYLKDIPAYLDDRIESIREKARSAGYGDARFHLDSDHDGLKLTTEYRATFESREKTRHNLLCIIMEELGILGSNEAPVAHDRKKARYSL, encoded by the coding sequence ATGCCCATTAGTAAGATACTGAGGAAAAAACGTGCAGACGAAGCACTGACCAAAGTGAAGGTCAAGGCAGGGACGATCAACAAGGCTCTCAACAAGCTGATACTTTTTTTCATGTTTGTGATCCTTCCCCTCCAGGCCGCCATAATAGCGATCAGGCAGGAATACATAGTTGTTCCCGAGCTGATCCTTGTCTTCCTGGAGGCGATTGTCACCATATTGGTGTCATATACCCTTGCAACGGTCTTTATCAAGCTGACCATCTACCTGGTTCCCGACCGCTTTGATGGTGCAGGCACCCAGGAAGAGAAGATACTGTTCAGCAAGATCTATGTCGCTTTCATATACGCCCTGTCGACACTGGTGGTGTTCTGGCAGCTTGGCATAGATTCCAGGGACATGGCTATATTCCTTGGTCTTATTGCTACGGGTTTTGCCTTTGCCCTGAGGGATGTCATATTTTCCTACTTCGCATGGTTCATCCTTCTCACAAAGAAGCCCTTCAAGATAGGCGATTACATTGAGATCGGGGACGAGGAAGGCATGGTCAAGCATATCGGCCTGTTCTATGTGGTCGTGGACCACACTCCTTCCACATACGAGGACTTCCATAAGATACCCAACAAGGTATTCCTCGAGAAAACCATCACCAATCACGGTAAGGGCAAGTTCAGGCTGACCTTTGATTATTACCTGAAGGACATCCCTGCATATCTCGACGACCGCATAGAGAGCATCCGGGAGAAGGCAAGGTCCGCCGGCTACGGAGACGCCCGCTTCCACCTGGATTCCGACCACGACGGCCTGAAGCTCACCACAGAGTACAGGGCCACGTTCGAGTCAAGGGAAAAGACGAGACACAACCTGCTCTGCATTATCATGGAGGAGCTGGGCATCCTGGGAAGCAATGAAGCCCCGGTTGCACACGACCGCAAGAAGGCCAGGTATTCCCTTTGA
- the hpt gene encoding hypoxanthine/guanine phosphoribosyltransferase, producing MLEKLHESLRNAPIVRRGDYNYFIHPISDGVPFLEPELLEEITDHILEISDMDVDRILTIEAMGIPLATSLSMRTGIPFSIIRKRQYALDGEIVLSQKTGYSKGELYVNSVKKGDRVLIVDDVVSTGGTLIPLLTVLRDAGVEVSDTVVVIERGDGASRLKDMGFRVKTLVRISVNEKGVCIED from the coding sequence ATGCTTGAAAAACTTCACGAGTCCCTGAGGAACGCCCCTATAGTGCGCAGGGGTGATTATAACTATTTCATACATCCGATATCTGACGGTGTCCCTTTCCTGGAGCCGGAGCTGCTTGAAGAGATCACTGATCATATTCTAGAGATATCCGACATGGATGTTGACAGGATACTGACCATAGAGGCAATGGGTATTCCCCTTGCAACATCCCTTTCCATGAGAACCGGTATCCCCTTTTCAATAATCAGGAAACGTCAGTACGCTCTTGACGGGGAGATCGTTCTCTCGCAGAAGACCGGATACTCAAAGGGCGAACTGTATGTGAACTCCGTGAAGAAGGGCGACAGGGTGCTTATAGTGGACGATGTGGTCAGCACCGGTGGCACTCTCATACCGCTGCTCACCGTGCTCAGGGATGCAGGGGTGGAGGTATCGGATACCGTTGTGGTCATAGAGCGTGGTGACGGCGCTTCAAGGCTGAAGGACATGGGCTTCAGGGTAAAGACCCTTGTCAGGATCAGCGTGAACGAGAAAGGGGTCTGCATAGAGGATTAA